The sequence below is a genomic window from Streptosporangium lutulentum.
GCGAGCAGCGCGCGTTTGCCGCCCGCGACCTGTCCGGCGCCGACTACGTCTACCTGTGGGTCGACGGCATCCACGTCAACATCCGGCTGGAGGAGCACAAGCTGTGCCTGCTGGTGATGATCGGGGTGCGCGCTGATGGCCGCAAGGAACTCGTCGCGCTGAGCGACGGCTATCGGGAGTCGGCTGAGTCGTGGGCCGATCTGCTGCGCGATGCCAAAAGGCGCGGGATGCGGGCGCCGGTGCTGGCGATGGGGGACGGTGCGCTGGGGTTCTGGTCCGCGCTTCGGGAGGTGTTTCCGCAGGCCAGAGAGCAGAGGTGTTGGTTTCACAAGATCGCTAATGTGCTGGGGGCGCTGCCGAAGTCCGCTCACCCCGCAGCGAAGAAGGCCCTGGCCGAGATCTGGAACGCCGAGGACAAAGACCATGCCCAGGCCGCGGTCAAGGGCTTCCAGGCCGCCTACGGCGCCAAGTATCCCAAGGCCGTGACCAAGGTGGTCGACGACCTCGAGGAGCTGCTCGCCTTCTATGACTTCCCGGCCGAGCACTGGGTGCACCTACGCACGACCAACCCGATCGAGTCGACCTTCGCCACCGTCCGGCACCGCACCAAGGTCACCAAGGGGCCCGGCTCACGCGCTGCCGGGCTGGCCATGGCGTTCAAGCTGATCGAGTCCGCCCAGGCCCGCTGGCGCGCGGTCAACGCCCCTCATCTGGTCGCGCTGGTCCGCGCCGGGGCGACCTTCACCGGCGGCAAGCTCGTCGAACGACCCGACGACCACGTCCCATCCGCAGCCGCTTAAAAGATCTTGATCCACAGGTATTGACGATTGCTCCCGGGAGGCCATGGGGAAGGTCTGCGGCGTACTCATGGCGATGCCGCAGGGACAAAGTCGGGCTCCTACTTCGTCGAGCGAATCACGGTGAACACGGGAACCACTCGGTCGCAGCTCCAGGTCACGGGCATCCAGCCTGTCGGCCGGGATAGGCACATCGACCGCTGAACGGGCCGGGTGGGGCGGAGCCGCCGTAGTAGTCCGGGGCCGGGAGAGCCGGTCACATGGCGAAGGGCGGCAGCGGATTCGAGAAGAGAGGAGGCTGT
It includes:
- a CDS encoding IS256 family transposase, whose protein sequence is MPEPPADDSSSTAAASSLIDEIVREGARKMLAAALQAEVDAYIAAFADERDAAGRRLVVRNGSHQPREILTAAGAIEVTAPRVNDKRIDEQTGERQRFSSSILPAWARKTPQVSEVLPLLYLHGLSSGDFIPALGQFLGSTAGLSAPVITRLTETWKGEQRAFAARDLSGADYVYLWVDGIHVNIRLEEHKLCLLVMIGVRADGRKELVALSDGYRESAESWADLLRDAKRRGMRAPVLAMGDGALGFWSALREVFPQAREQRCWFHKIANVLGALPKSAHPAAKKALAEIWNAEDKDHAQAAVKGFQAAYGAKYPKAVTKVVDDLEELLAFYDFPAEHWVHLRTTNPIESTFATVRHRTKVTKGPGSRAAGLAMAFKLIESAQARWRAVNAPHLVALVRAGATFTGGKLVERPDDHVPSAAA